The following proteins are encoded in a genomic region of Colletotrichum higginsianum IMI 349063 chromosome 9, whole genome shotgun sequence:
- a CDS encoding Quinate permease, whose translation MTRFIDNFPSVVGSSSATGWLTSILQLGGILGSVTAGVFGEVYSRKYTMFSACLWVILGSYLYTGASYHKPELLYAGRFFTGLGVGTFSGVGPLYNAELAAPEMRGFIVSFYQFATILGIMLSFWIGYGSNYIGGIGEGQSELAWRLPSYIQGVPAVLLALGIWWLPFSPRWLVKQGRDEEAVKTIAYLRKLPEDSDLVQVEFKEIKAEALFEQRAFQKAFPQLAEKEKTSVWMREVAQYWRIVREWAHFKRVATAWLIMFWQQWSGIDAIIYYASNVFQSLGLTGGTTALLATGVTGVVFFISTLPAMAFIDKVGRKPILIVGSLVMLVSMVIPGIIVAKFSHDWPGHPVEGWVAVAFIWVYIGAFGASWGPVSWTLISEIFPLSIRAKGASIGASSNWLNNFAVAFYVPSMLKNWEWGTYIFFAVFLAASIVWVHFCLPETKGATLEEMDRVFGSNTGAEDGILLAQARRDVGLTEDLEDSAIHAEKKGLSETHHESA comes from the exons ATGACACGCTTCATCGATAACTTCCCATCCGTCGTCGGGTCGTCCAGCGCAACCGGCTGGTTGACGTCCATCCTACAGCTCGGGGGTATCCTTGGCTCCGTTACCGCTGGTGTCTTTGGCGAGGTTTACTCCCGCAAGTACACCATGTTCTCGGCTTGCCTCTGGGTCATCCTTGGAAGCTATCTGTACACGGGAGCGAGCTACCACAAGCCGGAGCTTCTTTACGCCGGCCGGTTCTTCACCGGGCTCGGTGTCGGCACCTTCAGCGGTGTTGG CCCTCTATACAACGCCGAACTCGCCGCGCCCGAGATGCGCGGCTTCATTGTCTCCTTTTACCAATTCGCGACCATTCTGGGTATCATGCTAAGCTTCTGGATCGGCTACGGCAGCAACTacatcggcggcatcggcgagGGCCAGTCGGAGCTCGCATGGAGGCTTCCATCATACATCCAGGGTGTGCCggccgtcctcctcgcgctCGGTATCTGGTGGTTGCCCTTCTCGCCCCGCTGGCTTGTGAAGCAAGGCcgtgacgaggaggccgtcaagACCATCGCCTACCTCCGCAAACTTCCTGAGGACAGcgacctcgtccaggtcgagttcaaggagatcaaggccgaggccctctTCGAGCAGCGTGCGTTCCAAAAGGCGTTCCcccagctggccgagaaggagaagaccAGCGTCTGGATGCGCGAAGTGGCACAGTATTGGCGCATTGTCCGCGAATGGGCCCATTTTAAGCGAGTTGCAACCGC TTGGTTAATAATGTTCTGGCAACAATGGAGCGGCATCGATGCTATTATATACTATGCGAGTAACGTGTTCCAGAGCCTCGGTCTCACCGGCGGAACGACTGCTCTTCTCGCTACCGGCGTCACTGGAGTCGTTTTCTTCATCAGCACTTTGCCCGCCATGGCTTTCATCGACAAGGTTGGCCGCAAGCCCATTCTGATTGTGGGTTCTCTGGTTATGCTGGTTTCCATGGTCATTCCTGGAATCATTGTGGCCAAGTTTAGCCACGACTGGCCGGGCCATCCTGTTGAGGGTTGGGTCGCTGTTGCGTTCATCTGGGTCTACATTGGGGCATTCGGTGCTT CGTGGGGTCCGGTTTCTTGGACGTTGATCTCCGAGATTTTCCCCCTTTCCATCCGTGCCAAGGGTGCTTCTATCGGCGCATCCAGCAACTGG CTTAACAacttcgccgtcgccttctACGTGCCCTCGATGCTCAAGAACTGGGAGTGGGGTACTtacatcttcttcgccgtgttcctcgccgccagcaTCGTGTGGGTTCACTTTTGCCTTCCCGAGACCAAGGGCGCCACCCTCGAGGAGATGGACCGCGTGTTTGGCAGCAAcacgggcgccgaggacggcatcCTGCTGGCGCAGGCGAGACGGGATGTTGGCCTGACGGAGGACCTGGAGGATAGCGCCATTcacgccgagaagaagggtcTCAGCGAGACACACCATGAGTCTGCCTAA